Proteins from a single region of Drosophila suzukii unplaced genomic scaffold, CBGP_Dsuzu_IsoJpt1.0 scf_19, whole genome shotgun sequence:
- the LOC139354733 gene encoding uncharacterized protein, which yields MHVARLKSNITRVLAWAEQTEIATHTEIVTRIELLNEVWKEFNQFSDCIALHEEVEGYVDPEIDNAVHEAKYLRASAILKERSNDLQPWTSTSAFNHSQKFHHLKTLLVDETANLVRHLVITDTAYNTAWERLKEKYNRPRHIVNSILEQFMSLPATTKIDATVLRKVSDGANEILRGLEAVNQTGRDCWIIYLALEKLDADTRRRWIERSMETDSPTLEEFFKFLDSRCEELELSKRELATGSKTTTHPEKPKRITQSMVAVKSSGCTKCSSTEHTLYGCQQFLYMSGLQRRSFVKEKSQCYNCLRPGHGVNRCKSTYKCRQ from the exons atgcatgtggcaag ACTCAAGTCCAACATCACACGTGTCTTGGCATGGGCTGAACAAACGGAGATTGCTACACACACAGAGATCGTCACACGGATAGAGCTTCTAAATGAAGTTTGGAAGGAGTTCAACCAGTTCAGCGATTGCATTGCGCTTCACGAGGAAGTGGAAGGTTATGTCGATCCGGAGATCGACAATGCGGTCCACGAAGCAAAATACCTAAGGGCAAGCGCTATTCTCAAGGAAAGGAGTAATGATCTTCAACCCTGGACATCTACGAGCG CATTTAACCACTCCCAGAAGTTCCATCACTTAAAAACACTACTCGTTGATGAGACTGCCAACTTGGTTCGACACTTGGTAATTACGGACACGGCTTACAACACTGCATGGGaacgtcttaaggaaaaaTACAATCGTCCACGGCACATTGTAAACTCGATTTTGGAACAGTTTATGAGCTTGCCAGCAACTACAAAGATCGATGCAACAGTCTTACGGAAGGTTTCGGACGGAGCAAACGAAATTCTTCGTGGATTGGAAGCGGTGAATCAGACGGGGCGCGATTGTTGGATCATTTATCTAGCCCTAGAGAAACTTGACGCTGACACACGGCGCAGGTGGATTGAGCGCAGCATGGAGACAGATTCACCCACTCTAGAGGAATTCTTCAAGTTTCTCGATTCTCGCTGCGAGGAACTGGAGCTGAGCAAGAGGGAGCTTGCGACTGGAAGCAAGACAACAACACAtcctgaaaaaccaaaaaggaTCACACAATCGATGGTTGCGGTTAAAAGTAGTGGCTGCACCAAATGTAGTTCTACGGAGCACACTCTATATGGCTGTCAGCAGTTTCTGTATATGTCTGGACTGCAGAGGCGATCATTTGTGAAGGAGAAATCACAATGCTACAACTGCTTGCGACCTGGTCATGGGGTCAACAGGTGCAAGTCAACATACAAGTGCAGGCAATGA
- the LOC139354747 gene encoding uncharacterized protein: MEGITQKPRQIRLLEVSVDDKRRQIKASEDRPMKKPIGKEKTERDFDSYMDVYWQRKTTRYTISDEPSIGKLLNSTPTSYSAAKARLEDVLVSKKKEERWPPAKGQLAEPLAASARMLGDFLQYQQINPLSNPAPSHPMAMLAYWEKLLSIRRDDAAKVENKMTATKHKQKHVEHSHYYEVIIVKCMYSRSGPLAESIYMAMSVCPDTDEPCFTACVFFLLKI, encoded by the exons atggaaggaatAACCCAAAAACCACGCCAAATACGCCTGCTAGAGGTCAGTGTAGATGATAAGAGACGCCAAATCAAAGCTTCGGAAGATCGCCCAATGAAGAAGCCCATTGGAAAGGAGAAAACCGAGAGGGATTTCGATTCCTACATGGACGTTTACTGGCAAAGAAA AACCACCAGATatacgatctccgacgagcCCTCCATTGGGAAACTTCTAAACTCCACCCCCACCAGCTACTCGGCAGCTAAAGCGAGGCTGGAGGACGTGCTGgtttctaaaaaaaaagaggaaagaTGGCCACCTGCTAAGGGACAGCTGGCGGAGCCATTAGCAGCCagtgccaggatgctgggcgacttcctgcagTACCAGCAAATCAACCCCCTTTCTAATCCAGCTCCCTCTCATCCAATGGCCATGTTGGCATATTGGGAAAAGTTGCTGAGTATCCGTCGGGACGATGCTGCCAAGGTGGAGAACAAGATGACGGCTactaaacataaacaaaaacacGTTGAACATTCACATTATTATGAAGTTATTATAGTGAAGTGTATGTATTCTCGATCCGGACCACTAGCAGAGTCGATATACAtggccatgtccgtctgtccggacaCGGATGAACCATGTTTCACTGCGTGCGTGTTctttttgcttaaaatttgA
- the LOC139354746 gene encoding uncharacterized protein isoform X4: protein MFVTPGKLTMLHKGRLPIGFFHVKRTDVQPFCFSVALGNFMDSNRISLPINVDTAKTTRFSSTVTRAHSYISSINITTYNSFNAVLGSLSFCKDPLVQSYDCFGLISLSSAMRSNVPMPFRGLNKFSHLKMPGGQCSEEYKFIAQNLEFSHNSGLRNCLQADRATYQNAFLDSNGKEEN, encoded by the exons ATGTTCGTAACACCGGGCAAGCTAACTATGCTACATAAAGGACGTTTACCTATTGGATTTTTCCATGTTAAGAGGACAG ACGTTCAACCATTTTGCTTCAGTGTCGCACTTGGAAATTTTATGGACTCTAACCGAATTTCTCTTCCAATTAATGTGGACACTGCTAAGACAACTCGATTCTCTTCCACTGTGACTCGGGCACATTCCTATATATCAAGCATTAATATCACCACCTACAACAGTTTCAATGCAGTGCTAGGCAGCTTAAGTTTTTGCAAAGATCCCCTTGTACAGTCCTATGATTGCTTTGGTTTGATCAGTTTAAGCTCGGCGATGCGAAGCAATGTGCCAATGCCGTTCAGAGGGTTAAACAAGTTTTCACATCTGAAAATGCCCGGCGGGCAGTGTTCGGAGGAATATAAATTTATAGCACAAAACTTGGAATTCTCGCACAATAGTGGCCTTCGCAATTGTTTACAAGCGGATAGGGCGACCTATCAGAACGCCTTTCTCGATAGTAATGGCAAAG
- the LOC139354746 gene encoding uncharacterized protein isoform X3, giving the protein MFVTPGKLTMLHKGRLPIGFFHVKRTDVQPFCFSVALGNFMDSNRISLPINVDTAKTTRFSSTVTRAHSYISSINITTYNSFNAVLGSLSFCKDPLVQSYDCFGLISLSSAMRSNVPMPFRGLNKFSHLKMPGGQCSEEYKFIAQNLEFSHNSGLRNCLQADRATYQNAFLDSNGKDSKDYIYSILSAVIKETNKRKNFSLLDSESFERTCRRTSVANFTSCPMHMYYINSKSYVKYKCI; this is encoded by the exons ATGTTCGTAACACCGGGCAAGCTAACTATGCTACATAAAGGACGTTTACCTATTGGATTTTTCCATGTTAAGAGGACAG ACGTTCAACCATTTTGCTTCAGTGTCGCACTTGGAAATTTTATGGACTCTAACCGAATTTCTCTTCCAATTAATGTGGACACTGCTAAGACAACTCGATTCTCTTCCACTGTGACTCGGGCACATTCCTATATATCAAGCATTAATATCACCACCTACAACAGTTTCAATGCAGTGCTAGGCAGCTTAAGTTTTTGCAAAGATCCCCTTGTACAGTCCTATGATTGCTTTGGTTTGATCAGTTTAAGCTCGGCGATGCGAAGCAATGTGCCAATGCCGTTCAGAGGGTTAAACAAGTTTTCACATCTGAAAATGCCCGGCGGGCAGTGTTCGGAGGAATATAAATTTATAGCACAAAACTTGGAATTCTCGCACAATAGTGGCCTTCGCAATTGTTTACAAGCGGATAGGGCGACCTATCAGAACGCCTTTCTCGATAGTAATGGCAAAG ATTCCAAGGACTACATTTACTCTATATTGTCTGCCGTCATTAAGGAAACCAACAAGCGAAAGAATTTCTCACTACTGGACTCGGAAAGTTTTGAACGCACATGCAGGCGTACGAGTGTTGCAAACTTTACTAGCTGCCCTATGCATATGTATTATATAAATTCTAAGAGTTACGTTAAgtacaaatgtatttaa